One stretch of Macaca nemestrina isolate mMacNem1 chromosome 17, mMacNem.hap1, whole genome shotgun sequence DNA includes these proteins:
- the LOC139359391 gene encoding TBC1 domain family member 3F-like: protein MGPLPLAGGHHSTCQGRMDMVEDVDSLWAQEREDIIMNYEKGHRAGLPEDMGPEPVGIYNNIDHFGILHETELPPATAREAKQMRREITRKSKWMEMLGQWETYKNSKKLIDRVYKGIPMNIRGQVWSVLLNIQEVKSKNPRTYKVRSARARQTGQAVSGAQVMKEKGKRSSEHIHQIDLDVSKTLRTHIFFRDRYGTKGRSGQVGWARHSDTEPVPHMTQMNVVSTSLPNSPQPRSPVHIQTPGVATKDSRIA from the exons ATGGGCCCTTTACCCTTGGCAGGTGGACACCATTCAACCTGCCAGGGCAG GATGGACATGGTAGAGGACGTGGACAGTTTGTGGGCACAGGAGCGAGAGGACATCATTATGAACTATGAGAAG GGACACCGAGCTGGGCTGCCAGAGGACATGGGGCCTGAGCCTGTTGGAATCTACAACAACATTGATCACTTTGGAATTCTACA TGAGacagagctgcctcctgccactgctcGGGAGGCGAAG CAAATGCGGCGGGAGATAACACGAAAGAGCAAGTGGATGGAAATGCTGGGACAATGGGAGACATACAAGAACAGTAAAAAG CTGATAGATCGAGTATATAAGGGCATTCCCATGAACATCCGGGGCCAAGTGTGGTCAGTTCTGCTGAACATACAGGAAGTCAAGTCGAAAAACCCCAGAACATACAAGGTACGCTCAGCCAGAGCACGACAAACAGGACAGGCCGTGTCAGGAGCCCAG GTCATGaaggagaagggcaagaggtCATCTGAACACATCCACCAGATCGACCTGGACGTGAGCAAGACACTAAGGACTCACATCTTCTTCAGGGATCGATATGGAACCAA AGGGAGGTCTGGCCAGGTGGGCTGGGCAAGGCACAGTGACACCGAGCCCGTCCCCCACATGACCCAGATGAATGTCGTGAGCACTTCCCTACCCAATTCCCCCCAGCCACGGTCTCCTGTGCACATCCAAACCCCTGGGGTGGCCACAAAAGATTCCCGCATCGCCTag